Proteins found in one Zea mays cultivar B73 chromosome 1, Zm-B73-REFERENCE-NAM-5.0, whole genome shotgun sequence genomic segment:
- the LOC100283268 gene encoding rapid ALkalinization Factor family protein precursor — MASARHALLLAAAMSALAVSSGATASELMVSTIHARVAAEWAWPGAGAGASSDDSCWGSPEECPVYYGVDAEGGAATRGRMRLQLYYDVDTAASLLPTAQYISYSALMPDSVPCSVPGASYYNCQPGAEANPYTRGCSAINQCRE, encoded by the coding sequence ATGGCTTCGGCACGGCACGCGCTGCTCCTCGCGGCCGCGATGTCGGCGCTCGCCGTCTCCAGCGGAGCCACGGCGTCGGAGCTGATGGTCTCGACCATCCACGCGCGCGTGGCGGCGGAGTGGGCGTGGCcgggggccggggccggggcttcTTCCGACGACTCGTGCTGGGGCTCGCCGGAGGAGTGCCCCGTCTATTACGGCGTGGACGCCGAAGGCGGCGCCGCGACGAGGGGCCGGATGCGGCTGCAACTGTACTACGACGTGGACACCGCGGCCAGCCTGCTGCCCACGGCGCAGTACATCAGCTACAGCGCGCTGATGCCGGACTCGGTGCCGTGCTCCGTGCCGGGGGCGTCCTACTACAACTGCCAGCCGGGCGCCGAAGCCAACCCCTATACGCGCGGCTGCTCGGCCATCAACCAGTGCCGCGAGTAG